The DNA sequence GTGTGAAACTTGGATTCCGGCTCTAGGAATCATTTTCATTGGCATCTAAGCAGGAGGAGCCTGTTGATGCTTTAAAAAGCTTTGCAGTGACTCAGAGTTTTTAGCAGCGAGGGGAATCAGGGTGAGTAACAGCTGCTGAGTTTTTCAGCagatttcatttcttctttactCAGTTTGTTCTTCGCCGTatcatatatacacatacatatatatgtaggcttttttatttagtcataAACAACAATGATGACATTCGGATGGTAGCAGCAAGTCTGTTGGTGCCAGATGGGCTGGTCCTAAAACTGACCTACTTAGACTTTCACAGACAAACATCTCCAGGCTTTCCAGAGAAGAGTCTGATGATAGCTGAATGTGCATCATTATTTTGTTAGATTTAGTGTAAACTTGGCATCTAATTGCACTTAATTGGTACTGAAGTGAACACAAATAGTACCTTTataattttgcacatttatccgaggttaaaaaaaaaaacggtaaaATGATGacgatttctttttttaatgtttcgaAAAGCTTCAGGTTGCATCCCCTTGATGCATGAATTAAAATGTACTTCAATTAATTTCTGATgtagaaacatttgtactaggtgaatgtgcattaaatattgtgtaAATGATTTGCTCTTGTTTACTgacctttcaaaataagaggatgcCTCCAGCTGTATATTAtgtagatacacacacagaactttTGTATTATGGTTTAATTTTCTAATGCTATCATTTCACTTTCACCTTTAATTCCTGAAAGATTCTGTTCATTAGACTTTATTCATAAATGTGACACTGTGACACAACAATTTAGAGCAACCTAACCCAGCCTGAGTATGCTAGTAGCATTAAGCTTAtcaggtttatttttgtttaaaatatagttATTTTATAACACCAGTGGTCCAAAAAACTGTacgagtgtcatggcaaagctTCAACATCAGGACGTCTTTttgggttttattatcttgcaagagagaagttcATCAACAGTTTCAAgcctccatcctatgcagttctaaacttcatacatcaaacattagttttagaaccttctgttgctggggagaacattctccaccctcaggccaAGGCCCCCGCCCGTTTTCTCCTTtctatggaaaccttttccctttccagcactttgatggATGAGCATGGACTCTGGGTCAGAGTCAGTgggggatggtctgctgttagacagtaactgaccttggagcagttctgcaaacttCCTTCAAACGTACACTGTGTACAAGTTGCCATTATAACTGGGTAAAATGCCATCATTTAATCAAACgggattttccatcacaatgaCTAAGAATGAACATTAAGAAACACAGTCAGAAACCGTGAACCTCCgcagctacacactcaactttccactacGAACTTGTCGTGCTCCACCGAAACATTGTGGTCCACATCCATCCGTTAGCTCCCATTGGCGAAAACCAACATCGTTTCCTTAAcgactggttaggcaaacttcaaaggcagaacttcaaaggcagttacgcagttatgtgatgtcacGGAAGATGTCATTGGCGCAAAACAGAACAAACGCGGAGAAAACCCCGGTTGGCTCATACAACACCACTGCAGactacttttaaaatgaagtcagtaaaaaaagaaataaaaatgagcaaccattaaaaactaaattagtaAAGCTCAGACAATAACACTGCACATCTGATGTGTCACTTGTTAATTCAGTTAATGCTAACAAGCTAATGAATTTAACTCATTGAAATGGTAGGTACAGTTAtcttaacaaaatgaaatgcaaaccCTTCAGTGTTAGATTTTCACAGTCAACCTTCTTCGTCTCTGTAGGTGCATCAGCGCCTTTTTCAGTCTGTTGGAAAATGAGTCTCATGGACGGCATGGAAACAGACGGCTTCACTGGAAAATTCTTTCACAAGTTAATCATAAGCAAGAAAGATGAAAAACCTTCAAACGGTTAGTTGTGGTTCCTACAAGTCCTTTAACCGTCGGCTAATGTTAGGATAATCGTGTGCTATGATGGTTGCGATGTGCTTTCAAGAAACACTTCTAGAAATGTTCCTTATTATTTCATAAGCATTTTGCTTCTCTgccttgttttgttgttaattaatctaattataagtgaaatgataaatgatcatAATTGTTTTAGGTACAACAGACCAGTAGAAGGACAATTTTAAATTCCTGAGTaggtcacagaaaaaaatgtgccatACTACTTGTATCTTATGACGTTATGgcatgaaatattattttatgttattttgtcaGTTGGAAATGCGAAAGTAATTTATTACCAATGCAAATTAAAGCTACTGCATATCTTGCAATTCGCTGCTTAATAACctcataataaataatactaaTTTCCCAATTTTTCTGCTATGAACACACAGTTGGAATACACTCATGCtcgtcttttttttccctcagtgaTCCCAACGTTTGAGCAAAATCTTGAGCAACTCCACTTATGTGAGGCCAGCCAGCTACTAATAGAGAAAGAGGACCATCTGTTCCGGGACAAAACAGATGCGAAGGCACTTAAGCAACATGAGGAAACCATAGAAAAGCTTGCGGCAGATCGCAGCAAGCTGAAAGATCTTGTACTGCATACTTTGCTGCAGAGTCTGTCTCTCAGACCGGAAGAGGTCAACACAGATACCCTGATGTCCGCTATTAAGGCTGTTTACCAGGAAGAGGAACAGGACCAGCTGTGGTCACATAGAGGTCGGACACCACCAGCCTGGAGGCCCTGCGGCTGGAAGAAACTCCATGACTCGATGCTTCGCAGCCTGGTGGAGGGACGAATGGACAATATCTTGACACCCTCTGCTGACCAGGTGGATCAGTCGTTCATCCAGGAAGACGTCCACAATATGGCCAAGCAGCTGATAGCAGATCTGATGTGGGTTGTACAGGGGATAAAGAGCTGCTACCCACCACAGATGGACATCTGTAATTTCTATGCAAGGATGTACCACCAAACCTTCAGCACAAGACTCACAAGAAAGATCACAGACGCCAGTTTAGAGGATAAGGACTGCACGTTTGTCCTGCGCTGGGTGAATGAGTACTATCCAGAGTAAGTCGTGAGATCTGCTGATGTTTAGGCCACTCAGCCGCATGTGGTGGCACTTGAACTTACACCTTTTTATTGAAGTAACAAGCAGGACTTTAACTTGAAACAGAGTATTTCTAAAATGTGTCTAGTTCTTCCACCATCTCGATTCGTAATCCTCCGAGGATAACTCCCAGTCATTTCTTAGACCATGTGGCCTTCGCATTAGCTCCCCCCATCAGCTCAGAAGGTCCATCTGATCAACACTTTGGTCCTTAATAACAAAGTGTTGGTTAGCGTGCTTGTTCACTGACTATGGTCCACTCTTATTTTTCACATACAAATCATTAATGAGATTTGATTTGGCTATTCAGGGTATCCATCGAATGAAAACGAATGTTTTTAGTGCTGCTTTCTCAGCCTTTTGCCACGGTTGGGCAAGAACTTGAGCTGAGTCAGACATGCTTTTCCATTCCATTGCTTTGAGACAAAGACCGTGACAGTGTTACATAATTACTCATGATCCgcctttttattattgtgaaatcTGTCAAATAAATGAGGAAGCACCACTTTGATGTCAAATGGGGTCGTAGGAGTAgaatcagtggacagttcactTTGCCTAAATGTTTTTGCCCTAAAGTTTTGTAACTAAAACATAAACTATAAAAATCTATTGAACACCAGAAGCACTTGATCTAACAGTTTGTAATAGTTGGTTGCAACCGCCTTGAAATTCAAGGACATAGGAAACCAACTAAAATGAAATTGTTAAACATCACTTCCAGACCACACTAAGTATCTACAGATTGAAGATGCATATTTACTACCATGATCTTTACTTTAATTGCAAAAGTCACATGGAATAATTTTCTGGAGTTTAAGTGTTAATGAAAGTCTGATTTCTGCTCGGTTTGCCAGAATCTTTAAAAAGCCACAGCTGGCCGGCCATATTGATACTGAAGGTTTGGAGAAGCTGCTGCCTAAAGAGTTACTGGAACCTCTGGAGGAACAGTATCTGAGCAAAAGACAGGTAACCAGAGTATCTAGGTTTTGGttttttcatgtgttgtttAGACTTTGATGTATTGTGTGGTTGGGTTTGATGGCTTTTATATTCATAGACacatcatttaatttattctgaAATTGGAACGAGCCCTCTTGACCTACTCTGCACCAACATCAAGGCAccgttcattttaaataacaaaacctGTGTATTTTCAAGGCTCTAAACAAAATCAGTGATGCCATTTTCGGTTTTGTGAGGTGTAGGGTCACTGGTGCACTTTTAGAATATAGTATAAGTATCATTATATTATAAGACATGTAATTGAATGTGTTGCACAGAAAATGCTGcataatgtgtgtgagtgtacatTTTAATCAGCAGAGGCATCTTGTTTCATGCACAGAGTGAGTTGATGACTTACATATATCAGATCCTGGAAGAAGCAGAGAACAGGTGGAATAATGGAGATGAAGCAAAAAAGGAGGATGGCTGCTACATTAGTCCTGTGGCCTACGACTGCATTCAGGTACACTATCAAACGTTTGTTAATGAGTTGATGCACAAGAAAAACAGTCCAGCTTTGAGGTAGAGGTTAACCACGAAGGAACACAGTGATTTCTTGTTTACTGTTATTCATGAAAACTCATCCACTGTCGGATCAGATCGTAGTTTTCAAAGCGGACGTAGTTGGGCACATTTTTTAGTGCTGTCGTTCATCTGTTTTTAGGTTATCAACGGCATGGTGACTGGAGCTGAGAAAGTGGTGGGAGACCGGCACAAGGCCCAGAGCCTAACACGCGAACTCAATGTTTTTATGCAGAGGTAACGGGGCTCATGATCTTCTGAAAAAgggggtttttgttttgtagtaaGAGATGAAGTGGAAGTGGAAattcatgcaaacacaaactccTGCAGGTTCAGGGACTTTCAAGACAACATAATTAGGCAAAACAGCGCAAACAGCAAGGCGTACGTCAAGGCGAACCTCGGTTGTGTTGAACAGTTCAGGTAGGTGTCGGATCTTGCTTGAAATTCTGATTAATATTCAATCATGCTGTTTCGCTAAGAGCTAATAAGATTTGTTGTTTATCTGCAGCGATGTCCTGACTAAGAACCGCTATTTGTTCCCAGACGATGTGCAGGAAGACTGTTTGAGTGTCCTAACTGACATGAAACAATCTGCCCACACATATTTAATAAAGCCTGTGCATGAGGTCCTCAAGGTAAAGTTATTAATAACAAACAGATGACACATTTGTTTCTAAGAATTTTGTGATAAATTGTCATAAAATGGATAAAGCGTAGctaaaaacaaaccagaaatgcatttgttttacaagTATTGCCTGATATATTCAATTCCTCTGAATCATCATTAAAATCTTCATTAAAACGATCAACAACACATCAACATCATTGTTGCACCGGGTGACATGTTCTTTCACCGAACATATTTACTGAGGTTTATTGCTGTAGCTATAAACACTGTGAAGAGCAAATTGTTCCATAAAGACAACAGGacacaacagcaacacaacaggagccatttttcacatttgcagAAATATTCAGGGgtttatttttgttgccttgtGTCACAGTGTTAAATATCGTGTTTGTTACTGCTTCTTCAGCCACAGTATCACAAACTGGGAACTGATGACTGGCTGAAAAAGCCCGTGTTTGAGAATCTGCTGTTCAGCATCAAAGCAGAGATTCAGGATCTTAAGGGTTCGACTGAATCCTGTCACCAGGTACATGGCCCAAAAGCACGAAACACACTCTACACACTGTGAGAAATTGTCACAGCAGCACACTGATAAGTCTTATTTGACACATGCGTATAACAAGTCTCAAGAACTTGTAGGTTATATTCTGCCTGAAGAACTGATGAGGTGATTGGATTAATTTCAGGAGCTGATTGGTCAGTTCCATCAGGACGTGACAGTGGAATATGTAAGGAGGCTCCTGAAGGGGAAGGTCAAGTTGAAGAAGACGCATCAACAGCACCAGGCCTGCATGGTGGTGAAGGACAATGCAAATAGTTTGCACAATATATTCAGCACAATGGTAAGAATGTGAATCAgggtaaatgactaaatgtaaatgtaaattaacttATGTTGACTAAAGTTGCCATGGAGAttgtaaacatttctttaagATAATGAAGGCAAATGCAGCCTACAAAGAATCAGTGAAGTACCATCAGTAAAATGCATGAACAAATGGATTTTTATCTTAGGACAGTGATGTGAGGGATATCGAAGCTACAGGAAAAAATTTGCCCCCTATTTTTGCTAGAACGGATTCATTAGAAATGGGCTGTGGaaatccggcgtaaaaactcaacACGGCAATCACCCCTAAAGATAAAATCAGCATGTTAGACGACTGTTTCGGGAAAGTCAAGTGACGTAAAGGCTCTGACTTCACAGGGATCCAAGGAAGTGTGGCTGAAGGACATCCTGATACAAATTGCTGAGGTGTTAACACTCCAGGAACTGCCAGCGATACAGATGGAGGTGGCATCACTAGGGAGCACATTTCCTGATCTCAGGTATCCTCTACATGCAGTTGTTTTAAGCTTATCAGGCCTAATGAGGAAGGAAGACAGTGGTGATGTTTACATTGCATGAGGGGAAGGAAAAGCACACCCCGATTTCAGGGACAACCGAAGGACAACATCTCACATGTTTTCAGATGTTTCCGTGCAGTAGAGTAATATTCAGTGAGCTGGTTGAAGCCAGAAGATAGTCAGTCTAAGGACGTGGCAAAGTGCACCTAAGTAAATATGTAATAAGGAGCAAATAGGCAGTAAGACGTTTTCTGCCTAAACTTGCTACTTTCTGCTTAAACTATATTATAGGATttgttaatttggcacatttaaagtcagaaaatgtctttaagattgtataatacataataaaaaatgatgtgttacgtaaataaatgttgtttgttaACCTTGACTTTCTGTGACCCACAGTTTAAAACACGTTTCAGCCCTGCTAAAGCTCAAGACCAACCTCTCCAAAGCTGACCGGAAACTGGTCAAAGAGACTCTTTCAGCCACTCTGAGGGAAATCAAGGTCACTGGAGCTCGGccatttttttccaaagttCAGGTCAGGTGAAACGGGATCCTGGTGATCTTCATACAACTGTTAAACATGTTGGCTGACAGTTCAGTTCTCAGTCTAGTCAAAATAAATACGGGGCTTTTCATTCCTAAAACTAATTGGTCATATTTGTGTAATCTACTCATTTCGTTTTTGCATTTCAGGGAAAAAAAGGGCAGGTCAGtatttgaaacataaaaaagttgCATTTCTTGCTTCCACGTTTAATAggtatatttataaataaatgaaaccataatgtactgtagatatataaaatttaaacaaacttaatGAAAGAGTTTTGCTGAGTTTCTTTATAaagatttattgtatttatagtGTTCACAAGTTACAGAACTAAATGCACTGTATGAATATGTGTTACATTAAACATGATTGTATCCTTAGCGACAAAGAAATCTTGTTTTGTCTGGGACAGAATCAATAAGCCCATAAAAATAGTTTGGTCTGGCACCTTGAAAGAAGCAGGAGGGACTGTGACATACTGTAAAGGCAGAGACGGGGGAGTTTAGAGCTTTGGACACTAAACGGACTGTATTTGTTTGTACGTTGGTAATTTATCCCAGTTCATTCAAAGATTTTCCTGAATgcatccttttttctttttttttttcacacctaAACATAACAATATCATGTTTGTGCAGAAAACCTAAAATGACGCCACAGGAATGAGGGAAGAAAGTACATTAGGATTAGGCAGAAAAACTTATTTACACTAGAATGTACATTAAATGTTCAAACACCACGTTGTGAAACAATCGTCCATGAAGCGCACAATGTCTCGCACTAGAGGCAAAGCCCACTGTGTCTTGTCCCATACACCACCCTGTCCAGCTCCTGATGAGACTTTTTCTCTTGATATTTTACACCATTGACTTAAGCATCAACTACTCATATGCGCAGGTTTCCAATTAAAGACAGTGAAAACTCTGAGCGTCAATCACCAAACCAACACGAACAGGTGGCGTCAGCATTTAACCCAGAGGGGTCTGTACGGAGCGGCGCTTTTTTAACCCTTGGGAAATGAGAACGGGATGGGCGATACCGAGCTACTGCATTGCAAGAATGGGCCTTACGGACGGGCAAACCAAGAAATATAAGGCCTCCAGCTACACCTGTGACCGGCCTGCAGGCCTAAAACCGTATCCCACCGAAACAAAGTGAGCAGGGCTAAAAGTCTCCAGCCAACACTTGCACATCGTGGTGCTCTGAGCTAAACATCCGCACGCTCACAAATGACAAAGCCAACGTGTTAATTTTTAACGCGGTTCGTTTGAACATGTTCACCACGTGTACACTTAAGAGGAACTGAAGAAACAGAGGGTTGCTGCAAATACGGCCAGTgcatctgtttgtctttgcatACTGTTCTCAGAGGAAGGACGTTCTCAGGAAGGGGGGGGCCTTTGCTACATATACTTCCCTTCCCTATGGAGTGTGGGGGAGTGAGGCTCAATAAAGCCTCTTTGTTCCAGGAATGACCAGGCCGATCGAGATGTTTCATGTAAATTAATGTattcatttgaatttttgtaATTTACCTCAGGACCTTGAGCACTGTGTTGGACTGGTTTTCTAAAACCCATCAATTGTTTTCTTAGGGTTGTTGTTAATCTTCATCTGGTAGCATTAACTTGTGATAGAATGAACACGCAGCCAACAAACACATAATTTCACTGGCTCACATTGAAGTTTATTTATGACAGAAGAGTCCCCACAGAAGAATacagcaaatattaaaacagttcGGGGAAAAAAGAGGCGATTAAAACCAGTAAATCCATGCAAAGTGAAACCCAAATCTATATCGTAATTTTGAGGCAGATTCCTGCCGAGTAGATGAATTAAAAAGTGCAGTTCAACTGGTTTGAGCATGGTTACTGTCATTCAAGTATAATTCAGAAGtgcatatgtaaaaaaaacggAAGAATTATTTAACAGTGACATTTGATTTCTCTAATTCTTACAGTATGATTGCTGAGCTTTAgcctataaataaatatataaaataacaatatattaaaatgcTCACTGACAAAAAGAATCAGGCAGTTTATCTGGGATTTATTAACTTTTGGATTGTTTCTTattgtttgcagtgttttgatCACCTGACAGAGCTTAATAATGATTATTGCTCTTTTTTGGAACATCATCTAAAATATTACTTGTACATATAAACAATTTCACTTATCAGTTATCAGTGCATAGATGTCCTGAAAGTCAAATTTGCAATGGTTCTGAAAGATATTCACATTAAAATGAGATATTAATAGTGCAGTTACCTTTTCTCAAATGACAGCATCACTTGTGTCCAAGATTATTTACCGCCTCCTGTAACTTCTTCTCCTCTTAATCTACATCTGCGTCCAAGTTAAATCGGGTTCAACTGGGCTCGGCCAATCAGAGAACTcgacaaaatgtcaaactcaaCCCACAATCAGCTCTCAACAGCAGATGAGACACAAGTACCAGGATCCAGATCTGGAGCTGCTGTGATGAGCAACAATGTCCAGCATCTCCATAACTTCCCATTTAGAAAGACCCTTCCATCGCAGCAGAGCGGGCAGGAGGTCCACATCCTCACTGCAGTTGAAGGCAAACAACGCGTTAGTAAGACGCAGCTCTCGTCACAGCCACCACTGATTGTAAAACATCGACAGAGCAGAAATGTCCTGACATACCTCAGCGTGAGACATAAGGTCCGGACGTCGACAGCTATGACCTTCTGTGCCTCGGGGCACCTGCAGTCTAACAGCTCCCTGATGCTCAGCAGGCTCCACTTTTGGATTCCAGGAGCCTGATGAAGCACAGCACGTAAAGGTCAGAAGTTaatgttgatgatgtcatttgaagACCTAATCCGTGTTCCGTTTGTAATTAGTGATACCAACAAGCTCACCAGGCCTGAGATGAACTTGTGAAGTTCCTCAGCATCTTCAGTGATTGTTTTCCCAACATTAGGACCCCAGCACTTCTCCAGTTTGCTCCTTTTGGTTTTGATCAGATGTTGgatgtaaatacaaacaatgaCTTTGTAGGCCTCATCCATCACTCTCTGAATAACACAAAGAGACAGTTTAATTTGAAACAATATATGGATGAAATATATAGAAAAGTTGACAAGAGGGGGAGTATTTCCTTACCATCTGTTCGTCGACACCGTAGCACAGCTTCGGAAAATGTTTCTCC is a window from the Channa argus isolate prfri chromosome 16, Channa argus male v1.0, whole genome shotgun sequence genome containing:
- the LOC137101737 gene encoding tumor necrosis factor alpha-induced protein 2-like, which produces MSLMDGMETDGFTGKFFHKLIISKKDEKPSNVIPTFEQNLEQLHLCEASQLLIEKEDHLFRDKTDAKALKQHEETIEKLAADRSKLKDLVLHTLLQSLSLRPEEVNTDTLMSAIKAVYQEEEQDQLWSHRGRTPPAWRPCGWKKLHDSMLRSLVEGRMDNILTPSADQVDQSFIQEDVHNMAKQLIADLMWVVQGIKSCYPPQMDICNFYARMYHQTFSTRLTRKITDASLEDKDCTFVLRWVNEYYPEIFKKPQLAGHIDTEGLEKLLPKELLEPLEEQYLSKRQSELMTYIYQILEEAENRWNNGDEAKKEDGCYISPVAYDCIQVINGMVTGAEKVVGDRHKAQSLTRELNVFMQRFRDFQDNIIRQNSANSKAYVKANLGCVEQFSDVLTKNRYLFPDDVQEDCLSVLTDMKQSAHTYLIKPVHEVLKPQYHKLGTDDWLKKPVFENLLFSIKAEIQDLKGSTESCHQELIGQFHQDVTVEYVRRLLKGKVKLKKTHQQHQACMVVKDNANSLHNIFSTMGSKEVWLKDILIQIAEVLTLQELPAIQMEVASLGSTFPDLSLKHVSALLKLKTNLSKADRKLVKETLSATLREIKVTGARPFFSKVQVQSALHSPARSMWSRLLSSLLSPPTPPTPQ